In the genome of Bryobacteraceae bacterium, one region contains:
- a CDS encoding PIN domain-containing protein, giving the protein MGSRSRRNVLRLTYLDTQIVVWLGAGKRARVSREAARAIERASHLLVSPVVELELAYLHERKRIKVEPMAILSDLASRIGLLVCDLPFQMVAHEAVSLARINDPFDRLIVAQASATASPLITADSHIIENYRRAIW; this is encoded by the coding sequence ATGGGAAGCCGAAGTCGACGAAATGTACTCCGATTGACCTATCTGGACACCCAAATCGTGGTTTGGCTTGGAGCAGGCAAGCGAGCAAGGGTCAGTCGTGAGGCCGCTCGCGCCATCGAGCGCGCCTCGCACTTGCTCGTCTCGCCAGTCGTTGAGCTTGAGTTGGCCTACCTTCACGAACGCAAACGCATCAAGGTTGAGCCAATGGCGATTCTATCGGACCTTGCGTCCCGGATCGGCCTCCTGGTCTGTGACCTTCCCTTTCAGATGGTGGCGCACGAAGCCGTTTCGCTCGCCCGAATCAACGACCCTTTTGACCGCCTCATCGTCGCCCAGGCTTCCGCCACCGCCAGCCCACTGATCACCGCCGACTCGCATATCATCGAAAACTACCGGCGCGCCATCTGGTGA
- a CDS encoding glycosyltransferase family 2 protein, producing MKPLVTVSIVTHCSRRFVETCLASVARQQLQPLEIIIVDNASTDGTAEWLENWAQSPAALGMPVRVFRNARNVGFAAGQNQAIRDARGEWVLTLNPDVRLEQAFLLRLVTAARRDPRAGVVCGKLLRAASDFSIPTHSVIDSTGIYFTRNLRHLDRGAEQPDDGRYDSPDYVFGACAAAALYRREMIEDVSLSGDFFDPDFFAYREDADVAWRAQLLGWRCLYTPDALGWHVRGMKPGDRRLHAPLMRMHSVKNRILMRVNNMTGALYRRLWLQATLRDLLVVGGCLFSEPSSLPAFWKAAACLPRSFKRRRQILARRRVSDDALAQWFSDTPAGRPAPVHVGALPGAAAAR from the coding sequence ATGAAGCCGTTGGTAACGGTCAGCATCGTCACTCATTGCAGCCGCCGGTTCGTGGAAACCTGCTTGGCTTCGGTGGCCAGGCAGCAGTTGCAGCCGCTCGAGATCATTATTGTGGATAACGCCTCCACGGACGGCACTGCGGAGTGGTTGGAGAATTGGGCGCAAAGCCCGGCAGCCCTGGGAATGCCGGTGCGCGTCTTTCGAAACGCTCGAAACGTGGGATTCGCCGCGGGGCAGAACCAGGCTATCCGCGACGCACGTGGCGAGTGGGTGCTGACGCTAAATCCCGACGTGCGGCTAGAACAGGCCTTCCTTCTCCGCCTCGTTACAGCCGCACGCCGGGATCCTCGCGCCGGCGTGGTTTGTGGCAAACTGCTGCGGGCAGCCTCCGATTTTTCGATTCCCACCCACTCGGTGATCGATTCCACCGGCATCTATTTTACTCGTAACCTCCGGCATCTCGACCGCGGCGCCGAACAGCCCGACGACGGCCGCTACGACTCCCCCGACTACGTCTTTGGCGCCTGCGCCGCCGCCGCCCTCTACCGCCGCGAGATGATCGAGGACGTCTCGCTCTCCGGCGATTTCTTCGATCCCGATTTCTTTGCCTACCGCGAGGACGCCGATGTCGCCTGGCGGGCCCAGCTTCTCGGCTGGCGGTGCCTCTACACGCCCGACGCCCTCGGCTGGCACGTCCGCGGCATGAAACCCGGGGATCGCCGCCTCCACGCCCCGCTGATGCGCATGCATTCGGTGAAGAACCGGATCCTCATGCGCGTGAACAACATGACCGGTGCGCTCTACCGCCGCCTGTGGCTGCAGGCTACGCTCCGCGACCTGCTCGTCGTCGGCGGCTGTCTCTTCTCCGAACCTTCTTCCCTCCCGGCCTTCTGGAAAGCCGCCGCGTGCCTGCCGCGATCCTTCAAACGCCGCAGGCAGATCCTGGCCCGCCGCCGTGTCTCCGACGACGCCCTCGCCCAGTGGTTCAGCGACACTCCGGCCGGCCGTCCTGCTCCCGTCCATGTCGGCGCTCTGCCCGGCGCGGCCGCCGCGCGGTAG
- a CDS encoding sigma-70 family RNA polymerase sigma factor, translating into MAVVEPAGGQCRQQVADLFEELRGDVYRYLLTLGLYPPQAQEATQEVFLRLYVTMRKTEVENPKAWIFRVAHNHGLKVRAGQKSVQAFEPEMEARVEAPGTSPEEALVEQDRMARFHKAIENLSEQQKRCLFLRMEGLRYPEIAEALGISASAVGEFMRRAIARLRREGL; encoded by the coding sequence ATGGCGGTCGTCGAACCGGCTGGCGGCCAATGCCGTCAACAAGTTGCGGATCTTTTCGAGGAACTGCGCGGCGATGTCTACCGGTACCTGCTCACGCTGGGGCTTTACCCCCCGCAGGCGCAGGAGGCGACACAGGAGGTCTTTCTCCGCTTGTATGTGACGATGCGTAAGACCGAGGTGGAGAACCCGAAGGCGTGGATCTTTCGGGTGGCGCACAATCACGGCTTGAAGGTGCGCGCCGGGCAGAAGTCCGTGCAGGCGTTCGAGCCGGAGATGGAGGCCCGGGTGGAGGCGCCCGGCACGTCTCCCGAGGAAGCGCTGGTTGAGCAGGACCGCATGGCGCGGTTCCACAAAGCGATTGAAAACCTCTCCGAGCAGCAGAAGCGGTGCTTGTTCTTGCGGATGGAGGGACTGCGGTATCCGGAAATCGCCGAGGCCCTGGGCATCAGTGCGTCGGCGGTGGGAGAATTCATGCGGCGGGCCATCGCCCGCCTGAGACGAGAGGGGCTATGA
- a CDS encoding anti-sigma factor, which yields MTGPGHAGDGELLRYSDGELTPAEARQVRAHLDSCWQCRAELGEIEGAIRRCVRYRKDDLPERMPVPPAPWMDIRVRMAELDQVLAGRPWHARIWEEASAAFVRQRAWAGAVAVALVAALLVNQLRNAPAVQAAELLDRAIRAQETRIAGVEVKPRRIEIRTGSRRSVRTVGAGAKAASDGSLAAVEPLFARARYDWNDPLSASSYAHWRDALPEKRDEVTAVRDAAAPGREWYRVRTTTNANFLHSATLQLTAEDLRPVEAAFEFVSQDRVEISDLGPADSLTGIRPAESPPAVSPAVVSPIETARVAEIERPATPGEELAVWVALHRMGADLGEPIAVSREGGRVVVRGFGLNAAVGQRIASELAGNDRAVFETANAGADPAVADLRRGMAVQSASAARQGAQWQSEIEAKLGGRAEYDEFVDRLLSSEDRLMLRVHAVRRLAERFGPAEVAGLSPTDRGVLESMLREHGRAAEAEAAAIEERSRPVLQALGAHAAAIPALSAANWQESAGEMLTEARRAESLVAAMLGGVTAGSVDGPVEELPTRLLSATAALRLRASEFLRATIP from the coding sequence ATGACGGGACCAGGCCACGCGGGCGACGGCGAACTGCTTCGCTACTCCGATGGCGAACTGACACCGGCCGAGGCGCGGCAAGTTCGCGCGCATCTCGATTCCTGCTGGCAGTGCAGGGCCGAACTCGGGGAAATCGAAGGGGCCATCCGGCGCTGTGTGCGGTACCGCAAGGACGATCTGCCGGAGCGGATGCCCGTGCCGCCGGCTCCGTGGATGGACATCCGCGTCCGCATGGCGGAGCTGGACCAGGTATTGGCCGGCCGGCCGTGGCACGCGCGGATTTGGGAAGAGGCGTCGGCGGCATTCGTCCGGCAGCGGGCCTGGGCGGGCGCGGTGGCGGTAGCCCTGGTTGCGGCGCTGCTGGTGAATCAGTTGCGGAACGCCCCGGCGGTGCAGGCCGCGGAACTGCTGGACCGGGCGATTCGGGCACAGGAAACGCGCATTGCCGGAGTCGAAGTCAAGCCGCGGCGGATCGAGATCCGGACCGGTTCGCGGCGCTCAGTGAGAACGGTGGGAGCGGGCGCGAAAGCGGCTTCCGACGGCAGCCTCGCCGCCGTGGAGCCGCTTTTCGCGCGCGCCCGGTACGATTGGAACGATCCGCTGAGCGCCTCCTCCTACGCGCATTGGCGGGACGCTCTGCCGGAGAAGCGCGACGAAGTCACCGCGGTTCGCGATGCCGCGGCGCCGGGCCGCGAATGGTACCGGGTCCGCACGACGACGAACGCCAACTTCCTGCACTCGGCCACCCTCCAGTTGACAGCCGAAGACCTGCGGCCGGTGGAAGCCGCGTTTGAGTTCGTCAGCCAGGACCGTGTCGAGATCAGCGACCTCGGGCCGGCGGACAGTCTCACCGGAATACGGCCGGCGGAGTCCCCTCCGGCGGTTTCACCGGCTGTCGTTTCACCGATAGAGACCGCGCGGGTGGCGGAGATCGAGCGTCCGGCCACGCCGGGCGAGGAACTGGCCGTCTGGGTGGCGCTCCACCGAATGGGCGCCGACCTCGGCGAGCCGATCGCGGTAAGCCGCGAAGGGGGCCGCGTGGTGGTGCGCGGTTTCGGGTTGAACGCCGCCGTCGGGCAGCGCATTGCCTCGGAACTCGCGGGTAACGATCGTGCGGTTTTCGAAACCGCGAACGCCGGCGCCGATCCGGCGGTCGCCGATCTGCGCCGCGGAATGGCCGTGCAGTCCGCCTCGGCGGCGCGGCAGGGTGCGCAGTGGCAATCGGAAATCGAAGCCAAGCTGGGCGGACGCGCCGAGTACGACGAATTCGTCGATCGACTCCTTTCTTCGGAAGACCGGCTCATGCTGCGCGTGCATGCCGTCCGGCGGCTGGCCGAGCGGTTCGGCCCGGCCGAAGTCGCCGGGCTCTCCCCCACCGACCGCGGCGTGCTTGAGTCGATGCTTCGTGAGCACGGCCGGGCGGCCGAGGCCGAAGCGGCCGCCATCGAAGAGCGGAGCCGTCCGGTGTTGCAGGCGTTGGGCGCCCACGCCGCCGCCATTCCGGCGCTCTCGGCGGCCAACTGGCAGGAAAGCGCCGGTGAAATGTTAACCGAAGCCCGCCGCGCGGAATCCCTGGTTGCTGCTATGCTCGGTGGAGTAACGGCCGGTTCGGTGGATGGGCCGGTCGAGGAATTGCCCACGCGGCTGCTGTCGGCGACGGCGGCGCTGCGGTTGCGGGCCTCGGAGTTTTTGCGAGCAACCATACCGTAG
- a CDS encoding TonB-dependent receptor, producing the protein MSALMVACAAAPGAFAQSYGQLSGIVHDPSGAAVPATAITIVSQETGFRRLTDSDDQGTWSAAALLPGFYKITARRAGFRTVIRYGVNVGPGQLVQVDLTLPIGGMHEVVTVTDDHVTLEMASVSTGALVERSQIENLPVTGRGLPSLIELAPGTVATPATRGESGQFSANGQRPNANYFTVDGVSANTGVSGGGLPAQATGGTLPGLTALGSMHGLITLEALREVKVETSSSAAEAGRLPGAQIALSSRSGTNILHGALFGYMRDDGPDANNWFANRNRAPAADSGLADFGGALSGPLAKGRTFFHADYEGIRVREPFSWQIASPTVEARSIAADWLRPALDLFPLPNGPALGDGLGQWRGVYTRRSRLHAGALRLDQSIGSRVNVFARYQGAVSSNEFTTAQVNDLWIRSGSLTAAATAAVGRSVLLDVRFNRTTGTGRSSWGFQSDAERIPCISLPVLIPGSPGYCDSLLRFSIAGVGQSVLGREGDQSQTQWHVVPSVALNLARHSIRVGFDHRRYMPSRSDHSPGLSLIAESLADAGSRPQLWIATAPPRELSGEMREFSLYAHDAWRFHPRLTLNFGLRWDYAPAPMLQRQTGTLVTTDVYAFTGQSSVWARNRGYVAPRVGLAFQPSARLPLVIRGGWGLYYDSSLSIATDLINGGPLNMTQFLNSRNAPFSTLLSFGFEPNLRLPAVRQWNFSMETGGARAGLLTVSYAGSEGERLLRREFGAFANSATLWLALATNRGGSDYHGLQVQYRRPMRAGLQIHGNYGWSHSIDNSSSDSVLHWVGPGSVAQDDRGSSDFDTRHTLAAAVTWEPAVRGRGWTRRLAGGWAVDGIVRARSGFPVNPLNGEYALGLGFGNAFRPDLRAGQPVWVADPTAPGGRRLNRAAFIARDPGQQGNLGRNAIRGFGMQQVDLALRREFHAGDRARLVLRVEAFNIANHPNFADPIRYLSSPLFGESPSMLNLMMGTGSPGSGLTPMLQPGGARSMQASIRFRF; encoded by the coding sequence GTGTCCGCGCTGATGGTTGCCTGCGCCGCCGCTCCAGGCGCTTTCGCGCAATCCTACGGGCAGCTATCCGGTATCGTTCACGACCCCTCCGGCGCCGCGGTTCCGGCGACCGCCATCACCATCGTCAGCCAGGAGACCGGCTTCCGCCGCCTGACGGACTCGGATGATCAGGGAACTTGGTCCGCCGCCGCGCTCCTGCCCGGCTTCTACAAAATCACGGCCCGGCGCGCGGGGTTCCGCACTGTCATCCGCTACGGCGTCAACGTCGGTCCGGGACAGCTCGTACAAGTGGATCTGACGCTCCCTATCGGCGGCATGCATGAGGTGGTCACCGTCACCGACGACCACGTCACTCTCGAGATGGCCAGCGTCTCCACCGGCGCGCTCGTCGAGCGGAGCCAGATCGAGAACCTTCCGGTCACGGGCCGCGGGCTGCCCAGCTTGATCGAACTCGCGCCCGGAACGGTCGCCACGCCCGCCACCCGGGGCGAATCCGGGCAGTTCAGCGCCAACGGGCAGCGTCCCAACGCCAACTACTTTACCGTCGACGGCGTCAGCGCCAACACCGGCGTCAGCGGCGGAGGCCTTCCGGCTCAAGCCACCGGCGGGACCCTTCCGGGCCTCACCGCGCTCGGTAGCATGCACGGGTTGATCACGCTCGAGGCGCTGCGCGAGGTGAAGGTGGAAACATCGAGTTCGGCGGCCGAGGCGGGCCGGCTTCCCGGCGCCCAGATCGCGTTGAGCAGCCGCTCCGGCACGAACATCCTTCACGGCGCGCTGTTCGGCTACATGCGCGACGACGGCCCTGACGCCAACAACTGGTTCGCCAACCGGAACCGCGCGCCGGCGGCCGACTCCGGGTTGGCCGATTTCGGCGGCGCCCTCAGCGGTCCGCTCGCGAAGGGCAGGACGTTCTTCCACGCCGACTACGAAGGCATCCGCGTGCGGGAGCCGTTCTCCTGGCAGATTGCGTCGCCCACCGTGGAAGCGCGGAGCATCGCCGCCGATTGGCTCCGTCCGGCGCTCGACTTGTTCCCGCTGCCGAACGGTCCGGCCCTCGGCGACGGGCTCGGCCAGTGGCGCGGCGTCTACACGCGCAGATCCCGGCTCCATGCCGGCGCGCTCCGGCTCGACCAATCGATCGGGTCCCGCGTGAACGTCTTCGCGCGGTACCAGGGAGCGGTCTCCTCGAACGAGTTCACCACGGCGCAGGTGAACGACCTGTGGATTCGCTCCGGCAGCCTGACGGCGGCGGCCACGGCGGCCGTGGGCCGGTCCGTCCTGCTCGATGTCCGCTTCAACCGGACCACCGGAACCGGACGCTCGTCATGGGGCTTTCAAAGCGACGCCGAGCGTATCCCCTGCATCTCGCTGCCCGTGCTGATCCCCGGTTCGCCCGGCTACTGCGATTCGCTGCTCCGATTCTCCATCGCCGGCGTCGGGCAGAGCGTGCTCGGACGCGAAGGCGACCAGTCGCAGACGCAATGGCACGTGGTCCCATCGGTCGCCCTGAACCTGGCGCGGCACTCGATCCGGGTAGGCTTCGATCATCGCCGCTACATGCCCTCGCGCAGCGACCATTCGCCAGGATTGAGCCTGATCGCCGAATCGCTCGCCGACGCCGGCAGCCGTCCGCAGCTTTGGATCGCCACGGCGCCGCCCCGGGAACTTTCCGGCGAAATGCGCGAGTTCTCCTTGTACGCGCACGACGCCTGGCGCTTTCACCCGCGGCTTACTCTCAATTTCGGCCTCCGGTGGGATTACGCACCGGCGCCCATGCTCCAGCGGCAGACCGGAACGCTGGTGACCACGGATGTCTACGCCTTCACCGGGCAGAGTTCGGTATGGGCGCGCAATCGCGGCTATGTGGCGCCCCGCGTGGGGCTCGCGTTTCAGCCCTCGGCGCGGCTGCCGCTGGTGATCCGCGGCGGTTGGGGCCTCTACTACGACTCCTCGCTGAGCATCGCCACGGACCTCATCAACGGCGGACCTCTCAACATGACGCAGTTCCTCAACAGCCGCAACGCGCCGTTTTCCACGCTCCTGAGCTTCGGCTTTGAGCCCAACCTCCGTTTGCCCGCCGTTCGCCAGTGGAATTTTTCGATGGAAACCGGCGGAGCCCGCGCCGGATTACTCACTGTGAGCTACGCGGGATCGGAAGGCGAACGCCTGCTGCGGCGCGAGTTCGGCGCTTTCGCCAACAGCGCCACTCTCTGGCTCGCGCTCGCGACCAATCGCGGCGGATCGGACTATCACGGCCTTCAAGTGCAATACCGGCGTCCCATGCGAGCCGGTTTGCAGATCCACGGCAACTACGGCTGGAGCCACTCGATTGATAACAGCTCCAGCGATTCCGTGCTGCACTGGGTGGGTCCGGGTTCCGTGGCGCAGGACGATCGCGGCTCTTCGGATTTCGATACGCGGCACACACTCGCCGCCGCTGTCACCTGGGAACCCGCCGTTCGGGGACGGGGATGGACCAGGCGTCTTGCCGGCGGGTGGGCCGTGGATGGCATCGTGCGCGCGAGAAGCGGATTTCCGGTGAACCCGCTCAACGGCGAATACGCCCTTGGCCTCGGTTTCGGCAACGCTTTCCGTCCGGACCTGCGCGCTGGCCAGCCGGTGTGGGTGGCCGATCCCACCGCTCCCGGCGGGCGCCGCCTGAACCGCGCCGCGTTCATCGCCCGCGACCCCGGGCAGCAGGGCAATCTTGGGCGAAACGCCATCCGCGGATTCGGAATGCAGCAGGTGGACCTCGCCCTTCGCCGCGAGTTTCACGCCGGCGACCGCGCGCGGCTGGTGCTGCGCGTCGAGGCGTTCAATATCGCCAATCACCCCAATTTCGCCGATCCGATCCGTTACCTGTCGAGTCCCCTGTTCGGCGAATCGCCCTCCATGTTGAACCTGATGATGGGCACCGGGAGTCCGGGCAGCGGGCTGACGCCGATGCTGCAGCCCGGCGGCGCGCGCTCGATGCAGGCCTCCATCCGATTCCGCTTCTGA
- a CDS encoding TrkH family potassium uptake protein, with the protein MSAISIRTAPVARLLGLFLVLFGIAMLPAAGVGLAMGDAEFRLILAGALPVSAAGGLLFLLFRANRSELTVRESLLLVMLIWISASAAGSIPFVLSGRFPHFADAFFECASGFTTTGASVLPEVEVLPPAVQFWRHYTHWLGGMGIVLLMIAVLPVIGMGGVNLFRAHSAGMKSDKLKPRMFDTASTLWRVYIALTLAEYAMLRLAGMTPFDAICHTFSSLGTGGFSTHSTSAAYFRSPAIEYILALFMLLASINFARHYQVWALRDPRAYARDPEVRLHLGLTAAATCAIGYSLVASNGYGIHTAFRAALFQVVSIISCTGFASDDYEKWPYVAQFILFVLMWIGGNGGSTAGGVKTFRVLMLFRAIRHAFRRITQPRRIFSVRLGDAALDEPQVHSLLTMILITVMFYVAAVVAVTAGGVDLLTGLTAVISCMSGVGPAWGSAGPTENYAGISESAKWVLSACMLAGRVELYAFLVLFLPSFWRD; encoded by the coding sequence ATGTCCGCCATCTCGATTCGCACCGCGCCGGTGGCGCGGCTGTTGGGCTTGTTCCTCGTGCTGTTCGGCATTGCGATGCTACCGGCGGCGGGCGTCGGCCTCGCGATGGGCGACGCGGAGTTCCGGTTGATACTCGCCGGGGCGCTGCCGGTGTCGGCGGCTGGCGGCCTGCTCTTTCTGCTGTTCCGCGCCAACCGGTCTGAACTCACGGTCCGCGAAAGCCTGTTGCTGGTGATGCTCATCTGGATATCGGCTTCCGCGGCCGGCTCCATTCCGTTCGTTCTCTCCGGCCGCTTTCCTCATTTCGCCGACGCGTTCTTTGAGTGCGCCTCGGGATTCACCACCACCGGCGCCTCCGTGCTGCCGGAGGTGGAAGTGCTGCCGCCCGCCGTCCAGTTCTGGCGTCACTACACCCATTGGCTCGGCGGCATGGGGATCGTGCTGCTGATGATCGCCGTGCTCCCGGTGATCGGCATGGGCGGCGTGAACCTGTTCCGCGCCCACTCCGCCGGCATGAAGAGCGACAAGCTGAAGCCGCGCATGTTCGATACCGCCAGCACGCTGTGGCGGGTCTACATCGCCTTGACGCTCGCCGAGTACGCGATGCTGCGGCTGGCCGGCATGACTCCGTTCGACGCCATCTGCCATACCTTCTCCTCGCTCGGCACCGGCGGCTTCTCCACGCATTCGACGAGCGCGGCCTATTTCCGGAGCCCGGCCATCGAGTACATCCTGGCGTTGTTCATGCTGCTGGCGAGCATCAACTTCGCGCGCCACTACCAGGTGTGGGCGCTCCGCGATCCCCGCGCCTACGCGCGCGATCCGGAAGTGCGGCTGCACCTTGGCCTCACCGCGGCGGCCACCTGTGCGATCGGCTATTCGCTCGTGGCGTCGAACGGCTACGGGATCCACACCGCCTTTCGCGCCGCCCTCTTCCAGGTGGTGTCCATCATCTCCTGCACCGGCTTTGCTTCCGACGACTACGAGAAATGGCCGTATGTGGCGCAGTTCATTCTGTTCGTGCTGATGTGGATCGGCGGCAACGGCGGCTCCACCGCCGGCGGCGTGAAGACGTTCCGCGTGCTGATGCTGTTTCGCGCCATCCGCCATGCCTTCCGCCGGATCACACAGCCGCGGCGCATCTTCAGCGTCCGCTTGGGCGATGCCGCGCTCGACGAGCCGCAAGTCCATTCGCTGCTCACCATGATTCTGATCACCGTGATGTTCTACGTGGCGGCGGTTGTCGCGGTGACCGCCGGCGGCGTGGACCTCCTCACCGGCCTCACCGCCGTGATCAGTTGTATGTCCGGTGTGGGCCCGGCGTGGGGGTCGGCCGGGCCCACCGAGAACTACGCGGGCATTTCGGAGAGCGCCAAGTGGGTGCTGAGCGCCTGCATGCTCGCCGGACGCGTGGAACTGTATGCCTTTCTGGTGTTGTTCCTGCCGTCGTTCTGGCGCGACTAG
- a CDS encoding MFS transporter, with protein sequence MVSRWTLLALLFASITINLLDRQVLSVMAPRILEDLHINATGYSNIVFAFTLGLTLAQFPAGLWLDRKGARFGLPAIMLVWSAANALHGVARNVAHFATFRFLLGAAECGNYSAGVKVIAQHFPPHERALAGGLFNSGTVIGAFLAPPVLVWISSHYGWRMTFLFPSILGLLWIVPWVILYRDAPRPAAERRIAFAPLLRLRQVWGVMLMRALAGPVIHFYWYWLPEYLKRERGFSMEMIGLLAGLPFLFGGLGNIAGGSFAALLMRRGWSADRTRKTAWAIGALLCAASMLVPLTASRGAAIALICTATFGLASLAANNIGVLTDIFPARITAGVTGLTGLCEGVFNMFFTLATGRIVDAFSFLPVFIGAGLLPALAAAALFLIVRRVEPLEDNVLNS encoded by the coding sequence ATGGTAAGCCGCTGGACGCTGCTGGCGCTGCTGTTCGCCTCGATCACGATCAACCTCCTGGACCGGCAGGTGCTCTCCGTCATGGCGCCGCGAATTCTCGAAGATCTCCACATCAACGCCACCGGCTACTCCAATATCGTGTTCGCCTTCACGCTCGGGCTGACGCTCGCGCAGTTCCCGGCCGGGTTGTGGCTGGACCGTAAGGGCGCGCGCTTCGGCCTTCCCGCGATCATGCTGGTATGGTCGGCGGCGAACGCGCTGCATGGCGTGGCGCGCAACGTCGCCCACTTCGCGACGTTCCGATTCCTGCTGGGCGCGGCCGAGTGCGGCAACTACTCGGCGGGCGTGAAGGTGATCGCGCAGCACTTCCCTCCCCACGAACGCGCGCTTGCCGGCGGGCTGTTCAACAGCGGCACTGTCATCGGCGCGTTTCTGGCGCCGCCGGTTCTCGTGTGGATTTCGTCCCACTACGGCTGGCGGATGACGTTCCTGTTCCCCAGCATCCTCGGGCTGCTCTGGATTGTGCCGTGGGTGATTCTCTACCGCGACGCACCCAGGCCCGCCGCGGAGCGGCGAATCGCCTTCGCCCCGCTATTGCGGTTGCGGCAGGTGTGGGGCGTGATGCTGATGCGCGCGCTCGCCGGCCCGGTGATTCACTTCTACTGGTATTGGCTGCCGGAGTATCTGAAACGCGAGCGCGGCTTCTCGATGGAGATGATCGGTCTGCTGGCCGGGCTTCCCTTCCTTTTCGGTGGACTCGGCAACATCGCCGGAGGATCGTTCGCGGCGCTGCTGATGCGGCGCGGGTGGTCGGCGGACCGCACGCGCAAGACCGCCTGGGCGATCGGGGCGCTGCTGTGCGCGGCCAGCATGCTGGTCCCGCTCACCGCCAGCCGCGGCGCCGCGATCGCTCTGATCTGCACGGCTACGTTCGGGCTTGCCTCGCTCGCCGCGAACAATATCGGCGTCCTCACGGACATCTTTCCGGCGCGGATCACCGCCGGGGTCACCGGGCTCACCGGGCTGTGCGAGGGCGTGTTCAACATGTTCTTCACGCTCGCCACCGGACGGATTGTGGACGCGTTTTCGTTCCTGCCGGTGTTCATCGGCGCCGGGCTGTTGCCGGCGTTGGCCGCGGCGGCGCTGTTTCTGATCGTGCGGCGCGTGGAGCCGCTCGAGGACAATGTGCTAAATTCTTAG
- a CDS encoding MqnA/MqnD/SBP family protein: MAPTSSRDIVCAHSPDSDDAYMFYALATRKIRSPLVNVTHHLEDIETLNKKAVEGVYELTAISYHAYPYVAGKYALMASGSSVGDGYGPMLISRNRLSPDEIKGKRIAVPGKMTTAFLTLNLLERDFEPVVTPFDQIPDVVRSGAVDLGLVIHEAQLTYARGGFHLVLDLGKWWKQKHGLPLPLGANALRRDLPEDIQRECCRLMRESIEYALAHQEEALQYAMQFARDMESPLAEKFVGMYVNHHTVDCGEDVPKAAQLLLDLGHEAGLIPHRVQVDFVR, translated from the coding sequence ATGGCTCCTACTTCGTCCCGAGATATCGTCTGCGCGCACAGCCCGGATTCCGACGACGCCTACATGTTCTACGCCTTGGCGACGCGGAAGATCCGTTCGCCGCTTGTGAACGTGACGCATCATCTCGAAGACATCGAAACGCTCAACAAGAAGGCCGTCGAGGGCGTCTATGAACTCACTGCGATCTCGTATCACGCCTATCCCTACGTGGCCGGCAAATACGCCCTGATGGCCAGCGGCAGCAGCGTCGGCGACGGCTACGGGCCGATGCTCATCTCCCGCAACCGTCTTTCGCCGGATGAAATCAAGGGAAAACGCATCGCCGTACCCGGAAAAATGACCACGGCTTTCCTCACTTTGAATCTACTGGAACGCGACTTCGAGCCCGTGGTGACTCCGTTCGATCAGATTCCCGACGTGGTCCGCAGCGGCGCCGTGGATCTGGGCCTGGTGATCCACGAAGCCCAACTCACCTACGCCCGCGGCGGCTTTCACCTCGTGCTCGACCTTGGAAAGTGGTGGAAGCAGAAGCACGGATTGCCGCTGCCGCTCGGCGCGAACGCGCTTCGTCGCGATCTGCCCGAAGACATCCAGCGCGAGTGTTGCCGGCTGATGCGCGAGAGCATCGAGTATGCCTTGGCGCACCAGGAAGAAGCGCTGCAGTATGCGATGCAGTTCGCCCGCGACATGGAGTCGCCCCTCGCGGAGAAGTTCGTGGGGATGTACGTGAACCACCACACGGTGGATTGCGGGGAAGACGTTCCGAAAGCGGCGCAGCTACTGCTCGACCTGGGACACGAAGCGGGTTTGATTCCGCATCGCGTCCAGGTCGATTTCGTTCGCTAA